The genomic interval TGATCTCTCCAGGTTCTCAGTGTACCCTGCCGCCTTTTACCATTGCAAGATCGCCATTCTGTTTCTGTAATTGTCCTATTATCTGTTCGGCGCGTGACttgtattatcttttttttcttttaattgtacTTGAAATGCCTTGCACTGTAGTCTGCTCCTTAATCCATGATCTGTTCTTACATCTCCGTGTTACGCTAGGCACTATTCTTCCAATGACCTTTCGGGCATTCTGAGTTTCTCGTCCCGTGTCTTACGTAAGCCTCCAGGTTTGCAAGCCATTATTAGAAGTGGCAGATTACTCTAATTATAAATCTTTCTGTTAAGAGGTAGCGGTAGagtactttttttataataattttgtttataaAAAAGTATTCCATCCTATTGGTCTTCTTTTgatttatctttcattattctaaATTTATCCTAAATAAATGTATTCGTGGGCATTTTTCGTTACTTGTTTCTCCACTTTAATTTCATTGTCTGATATGTAATTATAGAACATTGCCTTTGTTTTCCTCACATTCATCTTCAGACCTACTTTCTGACTTTCTCTGTGTTATTGCAAAATCATCTACTGTACATCACGAGTTGATATCAGAACAATACAAGCATCATCCGCAACATACACACGCCACAACATTCATCAGCACACAACCCAACACGCCTCAAAACAAAGCAGCGCAACATAACCACTACCAACCACAACACATACCACAGTGTACCACTCATCACTCCCTGCCAGCTAACCAACTACATCTGCACCACAATTAATTCTTCTCCCCCAACCCGACATGACAACAAACCAGCCACACCTCCTGCAGCAATGTATTAATTTTAACCTCAGAAAAACAAACCGACAGCCACACAACAACATGCCCTGCCCTCACCCgtctcttctctcactcagccaccaccaccactaccaccattaccccTTCCATCAACCTTATATGGCAAGCAACATTAGTGTGGCTTGGCTTGCCCGCGCCCTGTTCACAGACTCGCGGGAGGACGGGGGTCGGTCCGAGGGATATTAAGTTTCGGGATGAGTTGGAAGAGACAAGAGATGGGCGGGGCgcggtggggcggggcggggtgggatGGTGTGGTGGCAGGTGATAGTGGGTTGGGGGAAGGGGCACGCGACAGTTAAGGTTAGGTACGTAACGTGAGTAAATGCAagggcctgtgtgtgtgtgtgtgtgtgtgtgtgtgtgtgtgtgtgtgtgtgtgtgtgtgtgtgtgtgtgtgtgtgtgtgtgtgtgtgtgtgtgtgtgtgtgtgtgtcatgcaggGAAGAAGAACTTGCAGTGCTCCTCATGTTGCCTTTATTTTGGGAGcaggttttgttttgtgttgggagagaacacacacacacacacacacacacacacacacacacacacacttgttgaTTTATATAAATGGTCGACATTGTACATGGTGATTCCTCAATATATTTATGAtcagaaaagtaggaagaagaaaaggagagagtgaggcgGAGAACGAAGGAAGTGGAAAGAATTGACTGAATTATTATAGACAAGTCAGGAAAGATGACGGAGTGATTACGTCTTTGACGGAGaaaacatggaggaggaaggatatgtCTGTGTGTATCGTATGGACGTGTGGTTAgcgtgtggtgagtgtgtggtgggggggggttACTGAGCTCCCACGGTGATGAGTGTCCTGTGTCGTGGGAGAATGTGTGGAGCCTGAGGTATATACTCCTGGGGGTGCACCCTCCACACCTTGGCATGTGGAGGCCGCCCGCCCACCCATAACATTCATAGGAAAATTTTGAATGTAAATGAAGAGCTTGAATATAGAGCAGAGTGCGGCGgcggcgcggcggcggcggcggtggtggtgatggtggtggtggtggtggtgatggaatgtTGACCACTTTCGCTGCTGAGGCGGGCGACCTCCGCCTCCACGGCCGTCAGCCGCCGCCACGCGCTGCTCAGTTGTGTGTCAGGCATCCCAGAGGCCAGACGCTACTCGTCCGGTCCCCCGTCCCCTCTCACGTGTCCTTACAGCAGCGTCCCGTGCTTGGTGTTAGGAACCTCTTGTGTGGTGAGGGTGGGCAGTGGTTTGCCATGCTGACAGTGTGTTGTGTCAACGCCAGTGCACGGCGCGGGAATCAAGTGGTGGCGCCCTGTTGAGGGACATGTTACGAGGTGGGGGCTTATGCTTAGCGGGGCCGGGGGACCCTGCCCTTAAAATCTCCCCCAGAATAAGAGCTCTGCAGGACCGACTCATGGACTCTCTGCCCTCCGACGGTGCCTGGGAATGCCTCTCGCCTGCCCAACGGGAGGCCATCCTGTCCCTCCACCGGTCCCGCCTTCTCTCCGCCGATGACTCCTGTGAGCCTGGGGAGGGCGGTGGCCGCAAGCCCATGCGCTCTCATGCTGCGTTCGCGCGATTTACGCGTAGTCGCAGCTATGACGACCGCTTGGAGAGTGAAACAGACGACTCTGGCGTGCGGGGCAGCGGCGCCACGAGTCACAACAGTTTGGAGGAGGACTCCAGCGATACGGGCGTAAAGCGCGGCCCTGGACGCCTCAACAAAGTTCTCGAATGccaaggagggaaaggtgtcCGTGAGGGTCCACAAGAGAGAGGTGGTCGCAAGGGCGACGCCAAAGGACTGGGCAATGTCAACAAAATAATATCCAAGCAAATGGGCAAAGCCGCAGTGCCATCTAACATAACGCTTGACTGCCGAAACGTGCAAGGCGAGAAGCGACGCCGTTCACGTGTGGATGTGGATGGACCCTTCAAGGACCTGGAGGCCATCAGGGAGCGGGACCAGGAGGGCGGCCCGTCACAACTCAGGTCCCGGCCAGGGCCTTCTCGAAGGACAGGATTGGTAGACGGTGACGTGCAGCCCCATGGCCTGAAGGAAACCCACCTGCATGCCCtcagggaggtgaaggagggaggctcGTCGGAGGAGTACGATAGCGGTGTCAACCTCAAGCACGAGGACAGCACAGATGAGTATATGAAAGACCTGCAGAATCGCGGTAGTGAAATGCCCCTGGATAGTGAATGTGATCGTTCTCCTCGCAGTGATCTCAGTCCCTCCCCCACTTCTCCCATAAGGCATCCTGACAACCTCTCCCCCAGGAAGCCCTTGGCCGAGCGGGACGCATTCGGGGGTTGGGATAACTCTGTGGATCGTGGAGGCCACAAGGGCAGGTCGCGAGATGTCCGAGCCAGCAGGGCTCCCGTGGAGTCTCGCAAGAAAGCAGCTCAGGGCACCAAGCTCAATTCTGCATTTGATTACCGAACCTGCCTCAATCAGGATCAAGCAGGGCGGTATTCAAGCAGCTGGAATAATATTATCCTCAACCGTAAAGTGCCTATCAAACAGACCAGTGCCCCGACACGGGAGTCTCGCTTCACCAAGAACACCGCGGCAGGAGCTGGTGGCGGCGGAAACTTAGCCTCTAAGGCTGCCGCCGCCAACAACAGGAAACCTGAAGCCCTCAGCTGGATGGTGATGGAGCCCAGCCGGACTCCTGATCGTCCCGCTTCCAGGAAATACCTTCGCAGTAAGAGCTTAGATCGCAAATACTTGGAGGACGACTCAACTGACGACGACAGCGACTTTGAGACCAGGCGGCGGACGGAGCGGGTTAGACGGCAACAGCGAGCCAACCAGGAATGGGAGGCGGGACGGGGGAGGCTGCATCAGGACCGGGGACGCCAGCTGGGCCCAGTCAAGGCTAAAAGTGCTTGGGACTTGTCGGGCCAAGAAAACACTCTTCAAGACGACTTTGATGACTTTGAGAACGTTGGGTTTCGTACACGGAGTGACTTCCGGAGCCGCTGGGAGAACGAGGACCGCCACCGGAAGGTGAGCGACCACAGCCAGGTGGGGCGCAGCGGTCCAGGGAACCGCAGGAGCTGCGACTTCGAGTTGGATTATGCTCGCCAGGATTTGGACATGATTTGCAATGACAAATTCGACTTCGACCGCAAGCGATGGTATCGCCGCAGTTGTGATCTTGACATGGACTTTGAACTGCACCACGGCCAGCAGCGTCGCGATGAACTCCTGGATGGGGAGTGGGGCCGCCGTGTACAGGAGCACTACCCTATCCCTGTGGAGGCCGAGTTATTTTCTGCCCTAGCCAAGAGGGGCGACGCTCGCTACACCGAGCAGCAGATGTTACAGCTGCAAAGCCAGGGTCGCAGAGGAAGGTGCGAGGAAGCAATTGCTGGTGATGCCTTTCATTTAGAGATGGAGGGTGGGCGCAGGACGCGTCAGGATGATTTCGAAGAAGAGGATATGGGACGCCGCACGCGCCTGGAGGACTACTACCGCGCCCGCACCAGCCTGGACCACCGCGGCCCCGATAAACGCCCACGGAGCCGCACGCCTCATCTGCTGCGCGGTAAGCTACGGCTCCTAAAGTCGATCCTCTTCTTCTGATCGCTTGTGCCACACCGGGAGGACGCCTCACTAACACCTGCCTCGCCCACCGCTTGCTGCCTCAGGACTCTTCTTCGGTACTGTGCTTTGGGTTGTGGCTGGcggcggggaggagggggggaagtgCTCTTCTGGACCTCACAGAAGATGTCAACTTTCCGCTtcgttgtggtgtgttgtgtcacCGCGTTGTGGATCGAACTGTGTCGTGTTCGGGGATCCCGGTGTCTTGGTCCCGCGAGTGGCGGCGCGAGTGAGCGACCTCACTAAAAGTGTGAGAAGAACACTGTACATAGTCTCAAAATGTAGACAGTGTATGTAACATGTTTCATATTTGTATTTCAAAGTTGAATTTTATAGATtctattatatttatataaagaCTTCACCGGTAATCtgtctgtagtgtgtgtgtgtgtgtgtgtgtgtgtgtgtgtgtgtgtgtgtgtgtgtgtgtgcgcgcgcgcgcgcatgtgtaCGTTTGCGCGCACgcgtattttgtgtgtgtgtgtgtgtgtgtgtgtgtgtgtgtgtgtgtgtgtgtgtgtgtgtgtgtgtgtgagggcgggCAGGACCACGCCTCTCGCATGGTCCAGTGTTCACAGCCCCGTACTGTTCCTTCCTCAAATCCCGTCGCTGCGTCGCCGCCACCGTTGCCGGTCCGGCACAGACTTACCTCAAAACAACCCTCGTCAGGATGCCGGTGCTGAGATAGAGGCGCCGGACTCCAGAGAGGCCGGGCCTTCACACCTGTACTCTATTAGAAATGCCCCACCTCTTTGCTCTACTAAAACTGTATTgtttagaaagaataaatgaactCACCAACTCTGAATTTTCtctttccagtgtgtgtgtgtgtgtgtgtgtgtgtgtgtgtgtgtgtgtgtgtgtgtgtgtgttcttgctcTTATTCGATATTTGCAGCAGACCTCCGCTCAGGGCCTTCTAGGTAGGTTTCAGAGTGAGGGGATAGGGCGGAGAGGGACGGTAGCGGAGCGTGACGACAACAGCCTCCGTTGTAGGCTCATTCATTCAGAGCGAAGGCACCAGCACGGCAGCGCGGCACGATGGACGTCGAAACAAAACGCAGCTGTCGCGCTCATCTGATTAAAATGACGCCAGTAATCAAGGAAAGGATGTgcaatgctgtgtgtgtgtgtgtgtgtgtgtgtgtgtgtagagccgCGGGTAGATAGAAGGGAGGGTGACCGTCGTCTGTGGCCTGCGGCTGTGACACAACGGCGTGACGCAACTCTGTAACGCATCTTAATTGGCGGGACGAGGCCGAGGCGCGCCGCAGAGacgggtgacacacacacacacacacacacacacacacacacacacacacacggtcgtcATCCAGCGTGGCCGAGATGCTGGCGGCCAaacacttcctttcccttcccattgTTGCCATCACCTTCACTCTGGGTATTTCACGTGCTGTTGTCACTATTATCATGTTCCCGCTGCAACAACCAACCATTGTCCTTCCCCCGCACTGCCGCCCCGCCCGCCAAGCCGAGGACACCCGCCCCCACACCCACTCATCACCCTCACACATTTActccatccccttccctccactcacccG from Scylla paramamosain isolate STU-SP2022 chromosome 6, ASM3559412v1, whole genome shotgun sequence carries:
- the LOC135101559 gene encoding LOW QUALITY PROTEIN: uncharacterized protein LOC135101559 (The sequence of the model RefSeq protein was modified relative to this genomic sequence to represent the inferred CDS: deleted 1 base in 1 codon) → MLRGGGLCLAGPGDPALKISPRIRALQDRLMDSLPSDGAWECLSPAQREAILSLHRSRLLSADDSCEPGEGGGRKPMRSHAAFARFTRSRSYDDRLESETDDSGVRGSGATSHNSLEEDSSDTGVKRGPGRLNKVLECQGGKGVREGPQERGGRKGDAKGLGNVNKIISKQMGKAAVPSNITLDCRNVQGEKRRRSRVDVDGPFKDLEAIRERDQEGGPSQLRSRPGPSRRTGLVDGDVQPHGLKETHLHALREVKEGGSSEEYDSGVNLKHEDSTDEYMKDLQNRGSEMPLDSECDRSPRSDLSPSPTSPIRHPDNLSPRKPLAERDAFGGWDNSVDRGGHKGRSRDVRASRAPVESRKKAAQGTKLNSAFDYRTCLNQDQAGRYSSSWNNIILNRKVPIKQTSAPTRESRFTKNTAAGAGGGGNLASKAAAANNRKPEALSWMVMEPSRTPDRPASRKYLRSKSLDRKYLEDDSTDDDSDFETRRRTERVRRQQRANQEWEAGRGRLHQDRGRQLGPVKAKSAWDLSGQENTLQDDFDDFENVGFRTRSDFRSRWENEDRHRKVSDHSQVGRSGPGNRRSCDFELDYARQDLDMICNDKFDFDRKRWYRRSCDLDMDFELHHGQQRRDELLDGEWGRRVQEHYPIPVEAELFSALAKRGDARYTEQQMLQLQSQGRRGRCEEAIAGDAFHLEMEGGRRTRQDDFEEEDMGRRTRLEDYYRARTSLDHRGPDKRPRSRTPHLLRENGVLSFENPNYTLAGGADPRLDDALNRNSEDTLDGGLAALGECDSLYSELDHVCSLNRTASVRNRRHYAQLDVGSMGVDVASGPVTNLDQADHQNNSLLDNESSIMGEEARPELQPPQAGPHRARHFPAAAPAGPAADQGCRHRGQDQSSFPESPPPEGGGDSGVVTDGGSTSSSTSSQQSRQSPTHIPHMTPAHTQDLYALPLKRGTGQGGDGSEKVDPPTEDSLPAGWEKHEDNDGPYYWHIKSGTITRTPPEPSQTVAPAPLRAERRNREPDQNSGSVGGTVTRSNTSSALSELSDSRPRTAALDNAYKRRSYPARSDVTEGSGGRPIRFAVRSLGWVEIAEEDLTPERSSKAVNRCIVDLSVGRRDVLDVVGCWGDGKDLFMDLDEGSLKLVDPENLTVLNTQPIHTIRVWGVGRDNGRDFAYVARDRVSRKHMCHVFRCDTPARTIANTLRDICKKIMIERSLQQNLNKPLDTGSGGGGGSSRLTRPTNLPTENRRTHRHPQMISTQSFPTPMEEPKKVMRVQYVGLLQVERPSGMEVLNTAIDRVVEANPPPWRNVSVAVAPSTVTITNTDDGKQIAECRVRFLSFLGIGHDVKHCAFIMHTAQDQFIAHVFFCEPSTGALCKTIEAACKLRYQKCLDAHPGVGRGGRGAGTPRTISATLRSVLGTITGRKARSAES